In a single window of the Xiphophorus couchianus chromosome 10, X_couchianus-1.0, whole genome shotgun sequence genome:
- the mrpl38 gene encoding large ribosomal subunit protein mL38 isoform X1 translates to MALRTVCAAALRTGTDLGVNNARTIVTTAVLSKRVRPLGPMPNDDIDTSNLESLETYRSYNRYFRQAEEAKNKRVWWKTYRSYVEKADPEHGAERVDIGLPYCRPSRTKVVKERRQAMSENKRNVELERASRLRTLKIPLDQVQETWEKTGGPFDIKKLADHYGVFRDLFPMAYFLPQVTLRISYSQDTDGQVHYGNQLTPTEAVSAPRIAFDAEENSLWTLLLTSPDEHLLDNEAEYLHWLVGNIPGGAVRAGEELCHYLPPFPARGTGFHRYIYVLFKQEKPISFREDLRPSPCHSLVDRTFKTVDFYRKHQDDMTPAGLAFFQSQWDQSVTNTFHNTLNMKEPVFEFIRPPVYHPPQVKYPHRQPLRYLDRYRDGKEHTYGIY, encoded by the exons ATGGCGCTGCGCACAGTTTGTGCTGCTGCGCTGCGAACTGGGACAGATTTAGGGGTCAATAACGCGAGGACTATTGTTACAACAG CGGTCCTCAGCAAACGGGTGCGTCCGCTGGGTCCCATGCCCAATGATGACATCGACACATCGAACCTGGAGTCTCTGGAGACCTACCGCAGCTACAACCGCTACTTCCGACAGGCCGAGGAGGCCAAGAACAAGCGCGTGTGGTGGAAGACCTACAGGAGCTACGTGGAAAAAGCAGATCCCGAGCACG GTGCAGAGCGCGTGGACATCGGACTGCCGTACTGTCGTCCCAGCAGAACCAAAGTGGTGAAAGAGAGGAGGCAGGCAATGAGTGAAAACAAGAGGAACGTCGAGCTGGAGAGGGCCTCCCGACTTCGTACTT TGAAGATCCCCTTGGACCAAGTGCAGGAAACCTGGGAGAAGACCGGCGGACCGTTCGACATAAAGAAGCTGGCCGACCACTACGGGGTCTTCAGGGACCTCTTTCCAATGGCGTATTTTCTACCACAGGTCACCCTCCGCATCAGCTACAGTCAGGACACCGATGGACAAGTGCATTATGGGAATCAGCTGACGCCTACAgaa GCAGTGTCGGCCCCCCGGATCGCCTTTGACGCAGAGGAGAATTCCCTATGGACCCTCCTGCTTACCTCTCCAG ACGAGCACCTTCTGGATAACGAGGCAGAGTACCTCCATTGGCTTGT CGGGAACATTCCAGGTGGGGCGGTGCGGGCCGGAGAGGAGCTGTGTCACTACCTGCCGCCCTTCCCTGCCAGGGGAACCGGCTTCCACCGCTACATCTACGTCCTCTTCAAGCAGGAAAAACCCATCAGCTTCCGGGAAGATCTCCGCCCATCGCCATG CCACTCGCTGGTTGACCGCACCTTTAAGACCGTTGATTTCTACAGAAAGCACCAGGACGACATGACGCCAGCAGGCCTGGCCTTCTTCCAGAGCCAGTGGGACCAATCGGTTACCAACACCTTCCACAACACACTCA ACATGAAGGAGCCGGTGTTCGAGTTCATCAGGCCTCCAGTGTACCACCCTCCACAAGTCAAGTATCCACACAGGCAGCCGCTACGCTACCTGGACAGGTACAGAGATGGGAAGGAGCACACCTACGGCATTTACTGA
- the mrpl38 gene encoding large ribosomal subunit protein mL38 isoform X2 → MALRTVCAAALRTGTDLGVNNARTIVTTAVLSKRVRPLGPMPNDDIDTSNLESLETYRSYNRYFRQAEEAKNKRVWWKTYRSYVEKADPEHERVDIGLPYCRPSRTKVVKERRQAMSENKRNVELERASRLRTLKIPLDQVQETWEKTGGPFDIKKLADHYGVFRDLFPMAYFLPQVTLRISYSQDTDGQVHYGNQLTPTEAVSAPRIAFDAEENSLWTLLLTSPDEHLLDNEAEYLHWLVGNIPGGAVRAGEELCHYLPPFPARGTGFHRYIYVLFKQEKPISFREDLRPSPCHSLVDRTFKTVDFYRKHQDDMTPAGLAFFQSQWDQSVTNTFHNTLNMKEPVFEFIRPPVYHPPQVKYPHRQPLRYLDRYRDGKEHTYGIY, encoded by the exons ATGGCGCTGCGCACAGTTTGTGCTGCTGCGCTGCGAACTGGGACAGATTTAGGGGTCAATAACGCGAGGACTATTGTTACAACAG CGGTCCTCAGCAAACGGGTGCGTCCGCTGGGTCCCATGCCCAATGATGACATCGACACATCGAACCTGGAGTCTCTGGAGACCTACCGCAGCTACAACCGCTACTTCCGACAGGCCGAGGAGGCCAAGAACAAGCGCGTGTGGTGGAAGACCTACAGGAGCTACGTGGAAAAAGCAGATCCCGAGCACG AGCGCGTGGACATCGGACTGCCGTACTGTCGTCCCAGCAGAACCAAAGTGGTGAAAGAGAGGAGGCAGGCAATGAGTGAAAACAAGAGGAACGTCGAGCTGGAGAGGGCCTCCCGACTTCGTACTT TGAAGATCCCCTTGGACCAAGTGCAGGAAACCTGGGAGAAGACCGGCGGACCGTTCGACATAAAGAAGCTGGCCGACCACTACGGGGTCTTCAGGGACCTCTTTCCAATGGCGTATTTTCTACCACAGGTCACCCTCCGCATCAGCTACAGTCAGGACACCGATGGACAAGTGCATTATGGGAATCAGCTGACGCCTACAgaa GCAGTGTCGGCCCCCCGGATCGCCTTTGACGCAGAGGAGAATTCCCTATGGACCCTCCTGCTTACCTCTCCAG ACGAGCACCTTCTGGATAACGAGGCAGAGTACCTCCATTGGCTTGT CGGGAACATTCCAGGTGGGGCGGTGCGGGCCGGAGAGGAGCTGTGTCACTACCTGCCGCCCTTCCCTGCCAGGGGAACCGGCTTCCACCGCTACATCTACGTCCTCTTCAAGCAGGAAAAACCCATCAGCTTCCGGGAAGATCTCCGCCCATCGCCATG CCACTCGCTGGTTGACCGCACCTTTAAGACCGTTGATTTCTACAGAAAGCACCAGGACGACATGACGCCAGCAGGCCTGGCCTTCTTCCAGAGCCAGTGGGACCAATCGGTTACCAACACCTTCCACAACACACTCA ACATGAAGGAGCCGGTGTTCGAGTTCATCAGGCCTCCAGTGTACCACCCTCCACAAGTCAAGTATCCACACAGGCAGCCGCTACGCTACCTGGACAGGTACAGAGATGGGAAGGAGCACACCTACGGCATTTACTGA
- the fdxr gene encoding NADPH:adrenodoxin oxidoreductase, mitochondrial, with amino-acid sequence MRSCRRLLSELKLWTSGRRKWTRGLNEGLGGSGKAFLSTSRCPKVCIIGSGPAGFYTAQHLIKACQDVEVDIYERLPVPFGLVRFGVAPDHPEVKNVINTFTQTAKHSRCSFYGNVNVGKDVTVGELQGAYHAVVLSYGAEGNRRMGVPGEDLPGVYSAKDFVGWYNGLPSCRELKPDLSCETAVILGQGNVALDVARILLSPSDILKKTDIAQPALEALAESRVRKVLIVGRRGPMQVACTIKELREMVNLPGTRPEMVTADFEGVSEALKDVPRPRKRLTDLLLKTALDAPGDKELERRRNAAKVWGFLFYRSPTEILADPGCSRTAGIRLAVNRLEGSGDAARAVLTGEVEDVSCGLVISSIGYKSLPIDPAVPFDSRRAVVPNSVGRVHQAAGLYCSGWLKTGPTGVIATTMNNSFDTARSLLEDMDSGALDVSAAKPGSQAVSSLLEERGVKPVTFSDWEKIDSLETRRGEARGKPREKLLSVEEMLKAART; translated from the exons ATGAGGAGCTGCAGGCGACTGCTGTCTGAGCTAAAGCTGTGGACTTCAGGAAGAAGGAAATGGACAAGGGGACTTAATGAAG GCCTCGGTGGGAGTGGAAAGGCTTTTTTGTCTACTTCCCGCTGTCCAAAGGTGTGTATCATTGGGAGCGGTCCGGCAGGTTTCTACACGGCGCAGCATCTTATCAAG GCCTGTCAGGATGTCGAGGTGGACATTTACGAGCGACTGCCCGTCCCCTTTGGCCTGGTCAGGTTTGGAGTGGCCCCTGATCACCCTGAAGTCAAG aATGTCATCAATACTTTTACTCAAACAGCCAAACATTCCCGCTGTAGTTTCTATGGCAACGTCAACGTCGGGAAGGATGTGACCGTCGGCGAACTGCAGGGGGCGTACCACGCGGTCGTACTG AGTTACGGGGCGGAGGGCAACAGGAGGATGGGGGTGCCGGGCGAAGACCTGCCCGGCGTCTACTCAGCCAAAGACTTTGTGGGCTGGTACAACGGCCTGCCCAGCTGCCGAGAG CTCAAACCGGACCTGAGTTGCGAAACAGCCGTCATTCTGGGACAAGGCAACGTGGCCTTGGATGTAGCTAGGATACTGCTGTCTccttcagacattttaaag AAAACGGACATAGCCCAGCCGGCCCTGGAAGCCCTCGCCGAGAGTCGGGTTCGGAAGGTGCTGATCGTCGGCAGGAGGGGACCCATGCAGGTCGCGTGCACAATCAAG GAGCTCAGAGAAATGGTGAACCTGCCGGGAACCAGGCCCGAGATGGTGACAGCTGATTTCGAAGGCGTCTCAGAAGCCCTCAAAG ACGTCCCGCGGCCCAGGAAGCGTCTCACCGATCTGCTGCTGAAGACGGCCCTGGACGCACCTGGAGACAAGGAGCTGGAGAGGCGGAGAAACGCCGCCAAGGTCTGGGGGTTCCTCTTCTACCGGAGCCCCACGGAGATCTTAGCCGACCCCGGCTGCAGCCGAACCGCCGGCATCCGACTGGCGGTCAACAGGCTGGAG gggtcaggagACGCGGCTCGGGCCGTTCTGACCGGAGAGGTGGAAGACGTTTCCTGCGGTCTGGTCATCAGCAGCATCGGCTACAAGAGCCTCCCCATTGATCCCGCCGTGCCGTTCGACTCCCGCAGAGCCGTCGTGCCAAACTCGGTGGGCCGGGTTCACCAAGCCGCAG GCTTGTATTGCAGCGGTTGGCTGAAAACGGGCCCCACAGGTGTGATAGCCACCACTATGAACAACAGCTTCGACACGGCCCGGTCCCTGCTGGAGGACATGGACTCTGGAGCGTTGGACGTGTCGGCTGCCAAACCCGGATCGCAAGCAGTCAGCAGTCTGCTGGAGGAGCGAG GAGTGAAACCAGTCACCTTCTCAGACTGGGAGAAGATCGACAGCTTGGAGACGAGGAGGGGGGAAGCTCGCGGCAAACCCAGAGAGAAACTACTAAGCGTGGAAGAAATGCTGAAGGCAGCCCGGACGTAA
- the LOC114152368 gene encoding uncharacterized protein LOC114152368 yields MKAKWWSCLLALLCMPAVVTLNTWTASQSPLSISNVWINSSLEIKCSTSLENLSGLSLKRRFLGDEQILYLNFDKGVVTKNTTVDKFQNRISITKEQLDPGARYKFKLQLSLLGLEDTDLYYCSWAYIDEQYNNVNLESNGTVIIVREGGPMEECSSRTVDLTLIYLSIVAFTGVFLMSIGLMIVKCRRFKKNFTPFRGYAPPLPPRPSRPPKPNQPRNIYTQQQQTVDHCPYMMTSTQNYGIFGNL; encoded by the exons ATGAAAGCCAAGTGGTGGAGCTGCCTGTTGGCGCTGCTCTGCATGCCTGCCGTGGTGACGCTCAACACCTGGACAG CTTCCCAAAGCCCCTTGTCCATTTCCAATGTGTGGATCAATTCGTCGCTTGAGATCAAATGCTCCACATCCCTAGAGAACCTTTCGGGCCTCTCTCTAAAAAGGCGCTTCCTTGGAGACGAGCAAATTCTGTACCTCAACTTTGACAAAGGAGTTGTTACCAAGAACACTACAGTTGAtaaatttcaaaacagaatTAGCATAACCAAGGAGCAGCTGGACCCAGGAGCCAGGTATAAGTTTAAGCTACAGCTGTCCCTTCTGGGGCTGGAAGACACAGACTTGTATTACTGCAGCTGGGCCTACATTGACGAACAATACAATAACGTTAACTTGGAGAGCAATGGGACCGTCATCATTGTCAGAG AGGGCGGACCCATGGAAGAATGCAGCAGCCGCACCGTGGATCTGACCCTGATCTACCTGAGCATCGTGGCGTTTACCGGCGTATTTCTGATGTCCATCGGCCTGATGATTGTGAAGTGCAGGAGG TTCAAGAAGAACTTCACGCCTTTCAGAGGTTACGCCCCTCCCTTGCCTCCGAGACCCTCGCGACCCCCCAAACCCAACCAGCCTCGGAACATCTacacgcagcagcagcagaccgTCGATCACTGCCCCTACATGATGACGTCCACACAAAACTACGGCATCTTTGGCAATCTGTGA